One genomic segment of Brevibacillus laterosporus LMG 15441 includes these proteins:
- a CDS encoding EutP/PduV family microcompartment system protein, producing MGKIIMLVGRTGCGKTTLTQALMNTKLSYHKTQMIETVENIIDTPGEYIENRNYYRALIVTSAECDLIGFVQACTDQASLFPVQFASAFAKPVIGIVTKVDRCNQQEELERAEQFLREAGAQQIFHVSSYEKKGLEKIKELLAGNT from the coding sequence ATGGGAAAAATCATAATGCTAGTGGGTAGAACGGGCTGTGGAAAAACAACTCTGACACAAGCTCTTATGAATACAAAACTCAGCTACCATAAAACACAGATGATTGAAACTGTAGAAAATATTATTGATACGCCTGGTGAGTATATTGAGAACCGTAATTATTACCGTGCCCTTATCGTAACCTCAGCAGAGTGTGATTTGATTGGATTCGTACAAGCTTGCACGGATCAAGCTAGTTTGTTCCCCGTTCAATTTGCTAGCGCCTTTGCTAAACCAGTGATTGGGATTGTTACTAAAGTAGATCGGTGTAATCAACAGGAAGAGCTGGAGCGTGCCGAACAGTTTTTACGTGAAGCAGGAGCACAACAAATTTTTCATGTGAGTAGCTATGAAAAAAAAGGTCTTGAGAAAATCAAGGAATTGCTCGCAGGAAACACTTGA
- a CDS encoding BMC domain-containing protein gives MKHMEEKQRVIQEYVPGKQVTLAHLIANPNPDLYKKLGLLSENIKAIGILTITPSEASIIAADVATKSADVSIGFVDRFSGSLVITGDISSVESALREVLKMLSEVLHFSATSITRS, from the coding sequence ATGAAGCATATGGAAGAGAAACAACGTGTCATTCAAGAATATGTTCCAGGAAAGCAGGTGACTCTAGCCCACTTGATTGCAAATCCCAATCCCGATCTATATAAAAAGCTGGGTCTTCTCTCTGAAAATATCAAAGCGATTGGAATCCTAACGATCACGCCAAGCGAGGCTTCCATCATTGCAGCAGATGTTGCCACCAAATCTGCGGATGTTTCCATTGGTTTCGTAGATAGATTCAGTGGTTCACTTGTCATTACCGGTGATATCTCAAGTGTGGAATCTGCGCTACGAGAAGTTCTGAAAATGCTCTCTGAAGTCTTACATTTTTCAGCTACATCGATAACGAGGTCATAG
- a CDS encoding 1-propanol dehydrogenase PduQ — MNHFQIKTSIHFGTDALSSLQRIENKRIFVVTDPFMIKSGMIDKVKLQLEEKNEHITIFHNIVPDPPLENIVNGIQVMSAADPDVVIALGGGSAIDAAKAICLFNNRLNQKEAITKEVTFIAIPTTSGTGSEVTSFSVVTDRTKNVKYPLVSDEMLPTEAILDPELVKTVPPFITADTGIDVLTHALEAYVSTLSSDFTDAFSEKAIRLVFAYLEKSFRNGEDHLSREKMHNASCIAGLAFNTASLGISHSMAHIIGAKFHIPHGRSNGIVLPYVIEYNAHIKGYTDRSFSIAASKYAEIAKLLNLPSSDTRNGVKNLIIAVKKLRKDLGMPASLKEAGVKKEEFYQELDSLAEIAMKDKCTITNPRSPSIGDLKNLFEQAFLGN; from the coding sequence ATGAATCATTTTCAAATAAAAACGAGCATTCATTTCGGGACAGATGCTTTATCTAGTCTTCAGCGTATAGAGAATAAACGTATTTTCGTGGTAACCGATCCCTTCATGATTAAGTCCGGGATGATTGATAAGGTTAAGCTTCAGCTAGAGGAAAAAAACGAACATATCACCATTTTTCATAATATCGTGCCAGATCCTCCCCTCGAAAACATCGTGAATGGTATACAGGTCATGAGTGCAGCCGATCCTGATGTCGTGATCGCTTTAGGTGGCGGATCAGCAATTGATGCAGCAAAAGCAATTTGTCTGTTTAACAATCGCCTGAATCAAAAAGAAGCGATTACAAAAGAGGTAACATTCATCGCCATTCCAACTACGAGTGGGACTGGTTCTGAGGTAACGAGTTTTTCGGTTGTTACAGATCGGACTAAAAATGTAAAATACCCGCTCGTTTCTGATGAAATGCTCCCAACTGAGGCAATCCTTGACCCGGAGCTCGTAAAAACTGTCCCTCCATTTATAACAGCTGATACCGGAATCGATGTGCTAACGCATGCTCTGGAAGCCTACGTATCTACGCTTTCCTCAGACTTTACGGACGCCTTCTCGGAGAAAGCCATACGACTTGTGTTTGCCTATTTAGAAAAATCATTTCGAAATGGGGAAGATCATCTTTCACGTGAGAAAATGCATAATGCCTCCTGTATAGCCGGACTTGCCTTTAATACAGCCTCATTGGGTATTAGCCACAGTATGGCGCATATTATTGGAGCCAAGTTTCATATTCCTCATGGGAGAAGCAATGGCATCGTGTTGCCGTACGTCATTGAATACAATGCTCACATTAAAGGGTATACAGATCGAAGTTTCAGCATAGCGGCCAGTAAATATGCGGAAATCGCTAAGCTTTTGAATTTGCCCTCCTCCGATACACGAAACGGAGTAAAAAATCTGATTATCGCAGTGAAAAAGCTTCGAAAGGATTTAGGAATGCCCGCGTCTCTAAAAGAAGCAGGAGTAAAAAAAGAGGAGTTTTATCAGGAGCTGGATAGTTTAGCCGAGATAGCTATGAAGGATAAATGTACAATTACAAATCCGCGTTCCCCTAGCATTGGGGATCTAAAGAATCTTTTTGAACAGGCTTTTTTAGGAAATTAG
- the mgtA gene encoding magnesium-translocating P-type ATPase, giving the protein MKQRKHITKASLNNDISSRLLDASTSNIDNLMEALATSMTGLSESEVNKRLNQYGQNQIAQEKQAAWYIQLLLCFKNPFILILLGLDIFSYFSNDLEASIIISTMVSISVLITFTQEFRSRRTAEKLKAMVKTTATVTRQSIKQEIDMEKLVPGDIIHLSAGDLVPADVRILHSKNLIVSESALTGEAFPVEKQATVEPSLHALECSNLCYMGTNVISGAATALVISTGSSTYFGSMAKTLVDKRPMTSFDKGVNSITFVLIRFMLIMVPIIFFINGFTKGDWLEAFFFGLSIAVGLTPEMLPVIVTANLSKGAISMARKKVVVKKLNAIQNLGAMDILCTDKTGTLTQDKIVVEKHVDIHGNDDENVLKYAYLNSYHQTGLKSLLDAAVVEHAIHSDVTGIEEKYQKIDEIPFDFHRRRMSVVLKNNEERILICKGAVEEILDHCSQVSSNGQLMPLTSQVADNIKKTVHDLNTDGLRVIAVTIKSCDSQDHVYSMEDESELILVGFLGFLDPPKESAASAMQKLHASGVNVKVLTGDNAVVARKVCTDLGLQVDQVIVGSQIDDVTDEMLADLAEKTTVFAKLNPLQKARIVRVLQSKGHTVGFMGDGINDAASLREADVGISVDSAVDIAKESADIILLEKSLLVLEDGILEGRRTFGNIIKYIKMTASSNFGNVFSVLGSSAFLPFLPMLPIHLLIQNLFYDISQLSIPWDNMDKKFLQTPRKWDAKSVGRFMLFIGPISSIFDYATYFVMYYVFAANTIADQSLFQSGWFIEGLLSQTLIVHMIRTEKIPFIQSRASLPVLLLTSIVMIAGIYIPFSTFGASVGLQPLPLEYFPWLVGILLCYALLTHLIKKWYIRTFNEWL; this is encoded by the coding sequence ATGAAACAACGTAAACACATTACAAAAGCATCGTTGAACAACGACATTTCTTCTCGTCTCCTTGACGCATCTACCTCGAATATCGATAACCTGATGGAAGCCTTGGCTACATCTATGACAGGATTATCAGAATCTGAGGTCAATAAGAGATTAAATCAATACGGTCAAAATCAAATTGCCCAAGAAAAACAGGCAGCCTGGTACATTCAGCTCCTGTTATGCTTCAAGAATCCATTTATTCTAATATTACTCGGGCTAGATATATTCTCTTATTTTTCAAATGATCTAGAAGCGTCCATCATCATTAGTACGATGGTTTCCATTAGCGTACTTATCACTTTTACCCAGGAGTTCCGTTCCAGACGGACAGCAGAAAAACTAAAAGCGATGGTCAAAACCACTGCAACTGTAACTCGCCAATCCATAAAACAAGAGATCGACATGGAGAAGCTAGTACCAGGAGACATCATTCATCTATCAGCTGGTGATCTTGTTCCAGCAGACGTCCGAATCCTTCATTCTAAAAATCTGATTGTAAGTGAATCGGCTCTCACTGGAGAAGCTTTCCCCGTTGAAAAACAAGCTACTGTTGAACCATCTCTTCACGCATTAGAGTGTTCCAATCTTTGTTATATGGGAACAAATGTGATAAGCGGAGCCGCCACTGCCCTAGTGATATCAACCGGTTCTTCTACTTACTTCGGCTCCATGGCAAAGACATTGGTCGATAAGCGTCCAATGACAAGCTTTGATAAAGGAGTCAACAGTATCACCTTTGTCCTGATTCGCTTTATGCTGATTATGGTCCCTATTATTTTCTTCATTAACGGCTTTACAAAAGGGGATTGGTTGGAAGCCTTTTTCTTTGGATTATCCATCGCTGTTGGCTTAACACCAGAAATGCTTCCGGTTATTGTAACGGCTAATCTATCCAAAGGTGCAATTAGCATGGCACGCAAAAAGGTAGTCGTAAAGAAACTCAATGCGATTCAGAATTTAGGAGCTATGGATATTCTGTGCACCGATAAAACTGGAACACTTACACAAGATAAAATCGTTGTAGAAAAACACGTAGATATCCACGGTAATGATGATGAGAATGTATTGAAATATGCTTATTTGAACAGTTACCATCAAACTGGGTTAAAAAGCTTACTCGATGCTGCCGTCGTAGAGCATGCAATCCATAGTGATGTTACGGGGATCGAGGAAAAGTATCAAAAAATAGATGAAATCCCCTTCGACTTTCATCGTCGTCGGATGTCAGTGGTATTAAAAAATAATGAAGAACGTATTCTCATCTGCAAAGGAGCTGTAGAAGAAATCCTGGATCATTGCTCTCAAGTATCTAGTAACGGACAGCTCATGCCCCTCACATCACAAGTAGCGGATAACATTAAAAAAACGGTGCATGATTTAAACACAGATGGTCTACGTGTCATCGCCGTAACCATCAAGTCTTGTGATTCTCAAGATCATGTGTATAGCATGGAGGACGAAAGTGAATTAATTCTGGTTGGATTCCTCGGATTTTTAGATCCACCAAAGGAAAGTGCCGCAAGCGCCATGCAAAAGCTACATGCTAGCGGGGTCAATGTTAAGGTCCTTACAGGAGATAATGCAGTGGTTGCTCGTAAGGTTTGCACAGACTTAGGCCTGCAGGTTGATCAGGTAATTGTGGGGAGCCAAATTGATGATGTAACGGATGAAATGTTAGCTGATTTAGCCGAAAAGACAACCGTGTTTGCCAAGCTGAATCCGTTACAGAAGGCAAGAATTGTTCGTGTGCTACAATCCAAAGGGCATACGGTAGGGTTTATGGGGGATGGAATCAATGATGCTGCATCCTTGCGCGAAGCAGATGTTGGAATTTCCGTAGATTCAGCAGTCGATATTGCAAAGGAATCAGCAGACATCATATTGTTAGAAAAGAGCTTGTTGGTATTAGAAGATGGAATACTGGAAGGACGTAGAACGTTCGGAAACATTATTAAATATATCAAAATGACAGCTAGCTCCAATTTTGGTAATGTATTTAGCGTATTAGGCTCAAGTGCATTTCTCCCCTTCCTTCCGATGTTACCCATTCATTTATTAATTCAGAATTTATTTTACGATATTTCCCAGCTATCCATTCCTTGGGACAATATGGACAAAAAGTTTTTGCAGACTCCAAGAAAATGGGATGCGAAATCGGTAGGGCGTTTCATGCTTTTCATTGGCCCTATTAGCTCAATCTTCGACTATGCTACTTATTTCGTCATGTATTATGTATTTGCAGCCAATACCATTGCCGACCAATCCTTATTCCAATCCGGCTGGTTTATCGAAGGCTTATTGTCGCAGACGCTTATTGTGCATATGATTCGTACAGAAAAAATCCCATTTATTCAAAGCCGAGCTAGTTTACCCGTTTTACTTTTAACTAGTATCGTGATGATAGCAGGTATCTATATTCCATTCTCTACTTTTGGGGCAAGTGTTGGATTACAGCCGTTACCACTTGAATATTTCCCTTGGCTGGTAGGCATCTTACTTTGCTATGCACTTCTCACCCATCTCATAAAAAAATGGTACATTCGTACTTTTAATGAATGGCTATAA
- a CDS encoding DUF423 domain-containing protein, translating to MLKRYVTAGAILALLGVALGAFGAHVLEKMLDAKSLATFETGVRYQMYHALGLLFVGLLGKQVGETAMLKWAGTFLLAGILIFSGSLYLLCVTGVKMLGAITPIGGVCFLLGWLFVVLAVRKKS from the coding sequence ATGCTAAAACGTTACGTAACAGCAGGCGCTATACTAGCATTGTTAGGTGTAGCCTTGGGAGCTTTTGGTGCTCATGTACTTGAAAAGATGCTAGATGCCAAAAGCTTAGCTACTTTTGAAACAGGAGTACGTTATCAAATGTATCATGCCCTAGGCTTGTTATTTGTTGGGCTGTTAGGGAAGCAAGTAGGGGAAACTGCTATGCTGAAATGGGCTGGTACTTTTTTATTGGCTGGGATTCTCATTTTCTCAGGCTCCTTGTATCTCTTATGTGTAACAGGAGTCAAAATGCTAGGTGCTATCACTCCAATCGGTGGTGTCTGTTTCTTGTTAGGTTGGTTGTTTGTGGTTCTGGCAGTGAGAAAGAAATCATAA
- a CDS encoding DMT family transporter yields the protein MKKLLGSLYLSLAASIWGGMYVVVKAVVDLVPPLELVWFRYVIAMCALLMIGVITKQSWRIEKRDWPLIIIIGLIGNTLSIVTQEVGTMLSTAQTGAIITSTTPAFMVLFARIFLKEKITYKKAISIFLATIGVCIIVGNGHIDSSHQLGGLSLLIAALTWSLMSVLIKRVPEQYSQIVVTSYAILVAIVVLTPFTIGRLAKLDFQTMTHPTIWGGLLYLGLISTACAFLLWNRGLQLLNASSGGLFFFFQPIVGSFLGWLLLGEQIGFSFWVGTILIFIGVLLVIREE from the coding sequence ATGAAAAAATTATTAGGTTCTTTATATTTATCACTCGCTGCTAGCATTTGGGGCGGGATGTATGTTGTTGTAAAAGCAGTGGTAGACCTCGTGCCACCACTTGAATTAGTATGGTTTCGCTATGTAATTGCCATGTGTGCATTGCTAATGATCGGCGTTATAACAAAACAATCATGGCGGATTGAAAAACGAGACTGGCCATTAATTATCATCATTGGCCTTATTGGAAATACCCTCTCAATCGTGACTCAGGAAGTTGGTACGATGCTTTCTACTGCACAAACAGGGGCCATTATCACTTCAACCACACCTGCATTTATGGTGCTATTTGCACGTATTTTTTTAAAAGAAAAAATTACGTATAAAAAGGCAATCTCTATTTTTTTAGCAACGATTGGAGTTTGTATTATTGTTGGAAATGGACATATTGATTCGTCTCACCAGCTTGGGGGCTTATCGCTGCTTATTGCTGCACTGACGTGGTCACTTATGTCTGTTCTAATTAAACGTGTACCGGAGCAATATTCACAAATTGTCGTAACGAGCTATGCCATTCTTGTTGCGATTGTTGTTCTAACCCCTTTTACGATTGGTCGATTAGCTAAGCTTGATTTTCAAACCATGACGCATCCAACTATTTGGGGCGGGCTTTTATACTTGGGGCTTATCTCGACTGCATGTGCCTTTTTGCTGTGGAATCGTGGACTGCAGCTGCTTAATGCTTCAAGTGGCGGTTTATTTTTCTTTTTCCAGCCAATCGTCGGTTCTTTTTTAGGGTGGTTATTACTAGGTGAACAGATTGGTTTCTCTTTTTGGGTAGGTACGATATTAATTTTTATTGGTGTACTATTAGTCATTCGCGAAGAATAG
- a CDS encoding GNAT family N-acetyltransferase, whose amino-acid sequence MNFGKIFGDFPVLESDHFILKKIEQEHLQEVFTIYDNDKVFTYCGIIPKHNLQTVRKMIDHFDRDYHKKSRIKWGIFQKSEASKLVGIMECMDFNQKVNMVSIGYFLAEEYWGKGIATESVAELVRFLFEEVDVNRIQAEIMPANQTSKKVIVKNGFIKEGLVRQAFLWSGKGVVDLEIYGLLKEDYINRNIRNTSNEEDY is encoded by the coding sequence ATGAATTTTGGAAAGATTTTTGGGGATTTTCCAGTATTGGAGTCTGATCATTTCATATTGAAAAAAATAGAACAGGAGCATTTACAAGAGGTCTTTACAATCTACGACAATGATAAAGTGTTTACATATTGTGGGATTATTCCTAAGCATAATTTACAAACTGTAAGGAAAATGATTGACCATTTTGATAGAGATTATCATAAGAAAAGCAGAATTAAATGGGGGATTTTTCAAAAAAGTGAAGCGAGTAAGCTGGTTGGAATTATGGAATGTATGGATTTTAATCAAAAAGTGAATATGGTTTCGATTGGTTATTTTTTGGCAGAGGAATACTGGGGAAAAGGTATTGCAACTGAATCTGTTGCGGAATTAGTAAGATTTTTATTTGAAGAGGTTGATGTTAATAGAATCCAAGCAGAGATCATGCCTGCAAATCAGACTTCAAAGAAAGTTATCGTAAAAAATGGATTTATAAAAGAAGGGTTAGTAAGACAAGCTTTTTTATGGTCTGGTAAAGGTGTAGTTGATTTGGAGATATATGGGTTACTAAAGGAGGACTACATCAATCGTAACATAAGGAACACCTCAAATGAAGAGGATTACTGA